A region of the Rhodothermales bacterium genome:
TGCCCTCATTGCGCGACACGGCGCAGATTCCAGCCTGGCCGCTGCAATCGGCAAGGATGTGAAGGGGTTGATTTCCATGGTGGCCTATGTGGCGGCCATCCCGCTCGCCTTCTGGAACGAGTGGGTATCCTGCAGCATCTATGTGCTCGTCGCCGTGATGTGGCTCGTGCCCGACCGGCGCATCGAGCGCATCATGGAGGCGTGAGCGGTAATCGTCATGAAAATCACACCGATCGTTATGCTCGCCCTGGCGCTGACGAGCGCGGGATGCGACGCCGTATCGAGCGAAGACGCCGCCCCGGCGGTGGCGATCACGACCGACAGCGAGGCGTATACGCTGGAGCGAACGGCGTATGGGCACCGGCTCGCGATACGTATCGAAGTGGCCAACGCCGGCGCCGAGCCCGTCTATCTGCAGCGGATGTGCGGCAATGGGTCTGCGCCGGCGCGCTCCTTCGAACGCGTCCCTCAGACGGACGTACCCGTCCTGCTGGACAACGTTGCCTGCGCGTTGCCGGGCGGGACGACAGCCATGGCGCCCATTTACGTGGCACCCGGTGATCGCTTTATCGATGACGTCGTCTTCGAAAGCGGGTTTGTCAGGGAAGGACGATATACCAACCGCGACACGAAAACGGGCACATTCCGCATAAACTATGTGGTTTTGACTGCCCGACGCAAACGGACCCAAACGCTCTTTGAGCCCATGTCGGAACCGTATTTCTCCAATGCATTCGAGGTCAGCCTGGCCAATTAAATGACGCTTCCCGGAGATGCAGTCCCTGTTTCGGTCGATGTGTCGGCATCCGACGTGCTGAAGGGCATCGCTGAAATAAACGGACTGCTGGAGGCCACCGAAGAAACGGTCGATTTTGTCTACCGGACCAAAAGCCTGCTGGGCGAGCTGTCCGAAGTGCTGCGGGTGCCCATGCCGCTGGATGACTTGCGCGACGTGGAGTACGTAAAAACCGCGATCGGCGCCCGGCTGGTGTTTAAGCCCCGCAGGCTCGAAATCCTGGATTTACTGCCCGGCGAGCACACGCGAGAGGTGGTGTTTAAGGTCCGGCGCGGAGATCGCGCGGAGGCGGATCGCCTGGCGGCGTATCTCAAATACCGCCTCTACGAGCAAAACGTCGGCGACGATGTCGTGCCGTTTACGCTGCCCGACAAAGGCATGGGCCTCATTCATGTGAACGGCCTGGCCTACCTCGAGGACGAGTTTCTCGTGCTGGAGGTGATGGAACGCACCGCCGTGGGCACGACCGAGGAGCACCATGTCATCAAGATCGAGTTGAAGGCGTTGCTCCGCGTGCAGTACAACCCCGGCGTGTTGAAGGATGTGCTCACCGTTCGTCCGAAAGGCCGCGAATTGTTCGACGCCTTGCCGGGCAAAAGCGATGTCGAAGTCGAACTCACCGTCCGCCGGCGCCACCGCGAAGCCGGCGAGGCGCTGACGCGCCGCGTGCAGGCCTACCTGGAAAGCGCCCGGCTCGGCTCGAACCGCACCTCGTAACGCAAACCTTGAGCTGGAATACGGGCAAAACCCATGGAAGAACCTGTCGATCGGCTCCGCGCCCTGTGCATGGCGCTGCCCGAGGCCTGGGAGAAGATCGCCTGGAGCGAGCCGACCTTCCGGGTGAAGAAAAAGCAGTTCGCGATGTTCGCCGCCGCGGAGAACCACCATGGCGCCGGCCGGCATGCCGTATGGCTTCCCGCGCCGCCGGGCGCCAAAGAGATGCTCATCGCGTCGCGCCCCGAAGCGTTTTTTAACCCGCCGTACGTCGGCGTGAAAGGCTGGGTCGGGATCTATCTGGACGAAGTGGACGACACCGAACTCGGTCTCCACATCCGCAATGCCTATCTTCTGGTCGCGCCGGACAAGCTGGCCGCCAAACTGACCGAAGACGACACATGAAGGTAGCCCTGGTAACCGGCGCCAGCGCCGGCATCGGCCGGCATACGGCGATCGGACTCGCGGAAGACGGCTTCGCCGTGGTGCTTGCCGGTCGGCGCAAGGAAGCGCTGGAAGAGACCGCAGAGCGGATCGACGCTTCCGATCGAACGCTCGTCGTGCCCTGCGACGTGTCGGATCCCGTTTCCGTCTCCCACCTGTTCGCCCGAATCGGGGAGGTCTTCCACCGGCTCGATCTGCTGTTCAACAATGCCGGCGTCAACGCGCCCGGCGTCCTGCTCGAGGAGCTGGACGTGGCCGACTGGCGCCGCGTGCTCGACATCAACCTGACGGGCGCTTTCCTCTGCACGCAGGAGGCGTTCCGGATGATGAAGGCGCAGACACCCGGCGGCGGCCGCATCATCAACAACGGCTCGATCTCGGCCCATACGCCCCGGCCGAATTCCGCCGCCTACACGGCATCGAAGCACGCCATCACCGGCCTCACGAAATCGACGGCGCTCGACGGCCGTAAATACGGGATCGCGTGCGGGCAGATCGACATCGGCAATGCCGACACGGCGATGGCCGGCAAGATGAAGGCCGGCGTCCCGCAAGCCGACGGCTCCATCGCCATCGAACCCACCATGCCTGTGAAGCATGTGGTGGATGCCGTGCGCTACATGGCCGGCCTGCCGCTCGACGCCAACGTACTGACGCTCACCGTCATGGCCACCGGCATGCCGTTCGTCGGCCGCGGTTGAAGCGCCTTTTGCTGTTTGATCTTCCCCCTACGACCGTGCACCGGCAAACTGTCCTCATCCTCGTCCTTCTCCTGAGCGGGATCGCGCCGGCGGCCGCGCAGCTGCCGTTTGTCCGGGTCGACGGCAACCGCTTCGTCGACGAGCAGGGCGAGACGGTGGTCTTTCGCGGCGTTTCTTTTTCCGATCCCGACCGGCTCGAAAAGAGTGGCCACTGGAACGAGGCCTACTTCGATGCGGCTCAGTCCTGGCGTGCCAACGTCGTCCGCTTTCCCGTGCATCCGAGCGCGTGGCGGGAACGGGGCGAGCGCGCCTATCTGGAATTGCTCGATCAGGGCGTCGCGTGGGCCGGCGAGCGGGGTATGTATGTGATCATCGACTGGCACAGCATCGGCAACCTGCGCACCGAGCTGTTTCAGCATCCGATGTATAACACGACCCGGACCGAGACCTTCCGGTTCTGGAAAACTATCGCGGCGCGGTATGCCGGCAACCCGGTGGTGGCGTTCTACGAACTGTTCAACGAGCCGACCGTTCAGGGCGGCAAGCTCGGGACGATGACGTGGGCCGACCAGAAGGCGCTGATGGAGGAACTCATCGGGATCATCTATGCCCACGACCGGACGGTTATCCCGCTCGTCGCCGGCTTCAACTGGGCGTACGAACTCGGATCGGTCGTCGAACAGCCGATCGCGTTTCCGGGTGTCGCGTACGTGTCGCATCCGTACCCGCAGAAGCGGCCGGCGCCCTGGGTTGACCAGTGGGAGGCCGACTGGGGCCATGTGGCCGACACCTATCCGATCGTGGCCACCGAACTGGGCTTCATGAGCGAGGACGGCCGCGGGGCGCATGTGCCCGTCATCGGCGACGAGACGTACGGGGAGGCGCTGATCGGCTATTTTGACCGCAAGGGGATTTCCTGGACGGCCTGGGTTTTCGATCCATCCTGGTCCCCTCAGCTCATCGAAAACTGGGATTTCGAGCCGACGCGGCAGGGGCGGTTCTTCCGCGACAAGCTGGTAGAACGGAATCCCCGATAGCGGTTACGGCCGCCGGGTGCTGGCCGCCGGCACGCCGCGCAGAAAACCGATGAGGTCGACCGGCGCCGGCTCGAAGCCGGCCTGCCGGAGCAGCAGATTGATCTTGCCGCGGTGATACTGTCCGTGGAGCGCGGCATGTAGCAGGATCTCGCGCACCGGGTTCGAGAACGTCTGCCCCTTGCTGTTCGTGTAGGCCAGCGGCGCATCCAGCCGGGTGTCGTCGATACCGGCCAGGTAAGCGTTCAGGCCGGCGTGTACCTCCCGCGCAAGATCGGGGAGCATGTCGAGCGTGGCGTCCGGCCAGACGGCGGCGCGCGGCGCCCGTCCTTCCAGTCGCGCGAGCCAGGTTTCTTCCGCGCCCAGGATGTGGGCGAACTCCCGGACGGCTTCGGCCGGACCGCCGGCCTCGAGGAGGGCCTTGAGCACCAGGTCGTCGGCCCAGAAAACGTGATTCCAGAGGGTATCGAGCATGGGTGTGGGGGTCAATACAGCCTGGCGCGCTCGGGTTCGAGCACCAGCTGTTCCGAGAGGACGAGCAGGTCGGCCTTCTGGTCGAGCGTTCGGGTCATCGGCAGCTGGGCGACGCCGATGAGGCGGCGCATGATTTCCATCCCGGCGAAGCGGACGGCGAGCAGGCGGTCGAAGCGGGGCGGGGGCGTATAGCCCATCAGGATGACGGTGCGTTCGGATTCGGAATAGCCGGCCATGACCAGGTGCGCGAGGCAGATGCCGATGTCGTATGCCGCTGGCCCGAAAAACGCGAATTCGGGGTCGATGACACGCGGACCGGCCGGCGTGCGCACCCAGCTGCCGGGGTAGAAGTCGCCATGGAGCAGCCGTTCGCCGTCGGCGAGGTACCGGTCTCCCAGCGCGCGGATGGCCTCGACGTACGCCGTGTTCTGCTTGATGCGATCGGCCTCGGCCTGCAGCCCGGGCGTGACGGCGTCGAGGTCGAGGCCATTGTCCGACGCCAGCGGCAGGGCGAACTGATGCGTATGATTCAGCGCGCGCATGGATCGATTCGCCAGATCGGGCCGGAGGGTTTCCTGGAACGCGGCGCTGTGGAGGGTCGTCAGCCACCGGAGCAGCGGCCGCAGTTCGTCGCACGGCGGGCGATCGCCGTCGTACATGCTCGTATAGTCACGCACGTCGCCCAGGTCCTCGAGCAGCGCGGTCCGGTTCGCGACGTCGAAGGCCAGGAGGCGGGGCATGCCCTTGGCCAGCCTCGGCTCGTGCTCGATCGCGCGGTAAAAGGCCACCTCGCTGAGGATGCGGTCCTCCGGCGCCGAGATGTCCGGGTACTTCTCCACCCACGGGCGGGATTGCTTGACGATCACCGAGCGCTGGCCGGTCTTGACCCGGGCCACGAAGTTCATGTTGCCCTCGCCGGCGCGCGAAACGCGCTTCGCCTGCTCACCCGGCTCCAGCCAGCCGGAGCGGTCGAGGAAAGCGGTGAGGGTGTCGGGGGTATCCAGGCTGAAATGGATCGCTTCAGGCATAATCGAACACGGTTGCACGGAATCGTCCCGCACCGTCCCTCGCGACGCGGGGGAGACCCGCCGAGGGGGTTTGGCGTAGACGCACTAACTTGATCATCCCGGTGGGGAAAAGCAATGATACGGTATCTCTGTCTTCTGATTCTGCTGCCCGCGACGGTCCTGGCGCAGTCCGCCACGGCGCCGCGTATCGAGGGGCTCCTCATCGGCGCGCTCATCGGCGACGCCGCCGGCGGGCCGGATGAGTTCCAGACGCCGGAACGCAGTGGGTGGACAGCCGGCGATGGGCCGCTGACCGACGAAGGTATCGCCGCGCTGCGGGCGCGGTTCCGGCTCAAACCCTATACCCGCCGGCCCGAGCCCGAGCCGTACGCGCACTGGCTGCCCGACGCCCCGCCCGGCACCGTCACCGACGACTCGCGCTTCAAGATCCTATTTTTCCGGAGCCTCGCGGAAACCGGCCGGCCGGACCGCCTCGCCTTTGCGCGCACCCTCCTGGCCTGGCGCGCCGACACCACCGGTCGTTATGGCGATCTTCCCCGGCAGTGGCTCGACGAGTTCGCCTACGCCGCCCGCTGGGAGCTGGGTGAACGCGACCCGGCCCTGGCGCGTCCGCCGGACCGGCAATGGGGCGGCATCCCGACCATGGCCGGGCAGATGCCGTTTCTGCCCCTGGCCGCCTTCCATCCCGGCGATCCAGAGGCCGCCTACCGCGCCGTGTGGGCAATCGATTTCATGGATACCGGATACGGGCTCGACCTGAACGCCGCCCTCGTCGCCGGCCTCGCGGAGGCCCTCGCCCCGGATGCCACCTGGGCGAGCATCGAAGCCGCCATGCGGGAGACGGATCCGTTCGGCTATGGCGACGCGCCGTGGGTGCAGCGCCGGCTCGACCGCTGGCTGGATTTCGCCCACGATGCCGTGCGCCGCGCCGACGGCAGGCCGGCCCGGCTGTTCGCCATCCTGGATGCCGAATTGCAGGCGGAGCAGTGGTGGGAGGCCTGGGTGCCGATGACGGTGGTGTTTGCCTGCGCCGAACTGGCACGCTACGATGCGCTGGCCACCCTGCAGCTCATCATGGAATTCGGGCACGACACCGATTCGTACATGGAAGTCGCCGGCGCGCTGTTCGGGGCGCTGCATGGCGCGGAGGTGTTTCCGGAAGCCATCCGCGTCACGGTCGAGGCGCGGTTGCTGGCGGACTACGGGGTGACGGTGGAGGATTGGCTGCGGCGCATATCCCGCCAGTGAGCTGCGAGCACACGATCATATGGTGAAACCCGGACTAGGGCAACAACATCAATTCCTCCCGCGCTTTTGCCTGAACGCCCACGCTTCTAAACCATTTTCTGTACGCCAGGCCGCGGCCGGCCACCAGATGCATCTGCTGAATCAGGTCGTTCGAACCGGAATACGGACAATGCACACATCCGTCGCGGGCTACCACGACCAGTGTATCGGGTGCCGAGCGTGGGAGGAGACGGGGGAGGCGATTGCCGCTGTATTCCGGGAGCAGCACACTGTCTGATACGATTGCCGTGAGGACGCGCTCCGCATGGATGGGGGACCCGCCTTGCATGCCATCGAGCGTTTCGAGGAGGCTATATGACCGGCTTCCTCGAACGCATTCACCCGCCGATTGGACAGCAAGTGTGAGGGTGCCCTCGATTAGGCTGCTGGTTTCAAAGAGGATTTCGTCATAGAGATAGGAATACGTCCAGGCGGCCCCGGTTTCGATCGGGAAATAATCGCGCTCGCCCGGTCCCGCGCCTCTCGGGCAGGGATCCTGGATGTCGATGCGGACACGTTCCTCGGTGCGCCCGCCGTGCGAATCGGAGGCGGTCACGGTTACCTCCGTGACTCCCGCGGCCAGCCCGAGGAGCCGCAAGACAGTGCCGTCCAGCTCGCCGTCGAGGAGCGCATGATCATAGTCGACAGCATACGTGACACGGTCCCCGGTGCTGGAGCGGAAGTAGACGAACAGATTGTACTCGACCGATTCGCCGGCAAAGACGGTGGTGTCCGGGATGGCATTAAGGGCAATCACCATGGGCTCGGGCGACTGCTGGTCGCAACCGATTAATGCAGCCAAACTGATACAGGCTGCGAGGAAGATGGCGATGTGTTGCTGATGCCACATGGAAGCGGAATCGGATGATAGGACGTGCGCCGGAGACAGGCTGCGGATCGTCAGCGTTTCAACATGGTCAGGGCTGTCGGACGTCCCGTGTTTTCATACGGATAAGGTACGCACCCGCCGGCTCATCGGTGCCTTCAAAAAAAATTGTCTTCAGCTCCACCAGGCTTTCCTGCGCTATTCTAGGTCGGGGTATCAGCCGGAGGTGCGCTGCAGTGGAGCCGTATGCAGCCAAAGGGACGCGGGATACGCCGAATGCGTCGGATGGAATCTACCGCATCGCGCTCGATCTGTCGTGATGCGAGGGGCGTGTCGCGGAATCTAGATTTTGCGTACGTTCGGGGAGGTTTCCATCCACCATCGAAGACACCCCGATGCGCTACCTCTTACTCCTCCTCCTTTTTGCGCCGCTTTCCGCGCTGGCCCAGGACTGGCCGGCCGAGATGCCGGCCGATCTCCGCCAGAAACTCGAACCCAAAATCACCGCCATCCGCGCCGGCCACCTGGTCGATCCCGCCACGGCGACGGTGCTCGACAACCAGATCATCGTTGTCCGCCACGATCACAAGACCGGCAACAGCGAGATCCTCGCCATCGGCCCGAACGTGACCATTCCGGACGGCGCGGAAGTGATCGATCTGTCCGACCAGTACGTGCTGCCCGGCCTCGTCGATTCCCACGACCATCTCGGCATTACCTACAAGAAAGAGCCGGAAAGCGACAACTATTATTTCACCGTGATGATGGACAGCAGTCCGATCCGGGCCATTCAGTCGGTCTCGAACGGGATGCAGAAGCTCGCCGCCGGCTTCACCGTCATGCGCGACCTCGGCAACGCCGGCGACTATGCGGATACGGCCTACCGCCAGGCCATCGAACAGGGATGGGTGCCGGGACCGACCATCATCAACTCGGGCATCATCATCGGCGCCTTCGGCGGCCAGTTCCACGAAATCCCCGAACGGGAAGACACCGTCTACCCCGAATACCTCAACGCCGACACCAACGACGAAATCGTCAAGGCCGTCCGCCGCAACATCCACTACGGCGCCAAGGTCATCAAGGTCTGCGTCGACTGCCAGCGCTACCCGTACACGGTCGACCAGCTCAAGCTGTTCGTGAGCGAGGCGGCGAACGCGGGGATGAAGGTCGCCGGGCACGTCCAGACCTACGAGGGCGCGCGGCGCGCCATCGAGGCCGGCTTCTGGTCGCTCGAACACGATAACGCGCTCACCGACGATCTGCACAAGATGATGGCCCAGAAAGGCATCTTCCGCGCCGGCACCGAGACGCCCTTTACCTGGTACCGGGGCAGCGAGCGCGCCTTCGCCGGCACCGTCGCCCGGCTGCGCAATGCCTACGAGAACGGCGTCAAAATCACGTTCTCGACCGACGCCGACTACTACGTGCCGGGCATGACCCGCGGCGAAGTCACCATCAACTTCCTCAAGACCTGGAAAGCCGCCGAAATCCCCGCGAAGGACATCCTGAAGGCGATGACGATCACCGGCTACGAGGTGTGCGAACTCACGAACCGGGGGCCCATCAAGGTGGGCAACAAGGGCGACATCATCGCCGTCGCGGCCAACCCGCTCGCCGATATCGACGCCCTGCGTGACGTCCGTTTCGTTATGAAGGACGGCCAGGTCTTCAAGCGCGACGGCGTGATGACGCCGATGGACTTCTTCCACAGCGGCCCGGAATATGGCTGGCGCGTCCGCTAGAGCGGATCGGATGAATCGTACATCGAAAATCGAAGATCGTATGTCTCAATCCCGGACGGAGCCGATGGGTTTGCTCATCGGCGGGATCTGGCACCAGCGCGAAGAGACGATCGCTGTGGTCAACTCGTTCGCCGGCGAGGAAGTGGGCAGAATTTCCCGGGGGACGCCGGCGGATAGCGATGCGGCCGTCGCCGCCGCGTCGGTGGCACTGAAGGTTCCGTTTCCGATGCACGCCCGCTACGACGTCCTGATGCGCGCCGCCGATCTGCTGGTCGAGCACCAGGCCGATTACGCCCTCGACATCGCCCGCGAGGGCAGCAAGACGATCCGCGAGGCCCGCCGCGAGCCGGTGCGCGCCGCCGGCATCCTGCGCCTCGCCGCCGAGGAAGGACGCCGGCTCCACGGCGAGACCCTCCCGTTCGATATCCGGCCGGGATCGGAGCGCCGCGTCGGCTACTACTACCGGGTCCCGGTCGGCGTCATCGCCGCGATCATGCCGTTCAACGACCCGCTCGCCGTGATGACACACAAGATCGGACCGGCGATCGCCGGCGGCAACGCAGTCGTGCTCAAGCCTGATTCCCGCGCCCCCCTCGCCGTGCTCCGGCTGGCCCGGGACCTGATGGATGCGGGGCTTCCGGCCGGCCGGCTCAATGTGGTGACGGGCGACGGCGAGGACGCCGGCCAGGCTCTCGTCACCGACCCCCGGGTACGGATGATCACCTTCACCGGCGGCGCGAAGACGGGTGAGCGGATCGCCCGTTCGGCCGGCGTCAAGAAGCTCGCCCTCGAACTGGGGGCCAACTCGCCCGTGCTCGTCCTGGCCGATGCCGACCTCGAGAAGGCCGCCGCGGCCGTCGCCGATGGCGCGTTTGCGCAGGCCGGCCAGAACTGCCTCGGCGTGCAGCGGGTGCTGGTGCATCGAACAGTGTTCGACGACTTTTCGGGCCGGCTGGCGGCGCGGGCGAGCCGCCTTCGTGTGGGCGCGTCGCTGGACGAGGGGACCGACGTCTGCCCGCTCATTACCGAGCGCCAGGCCGCTCGCGTGGCCGAATGGATCGCGGAAGCGCAGGCCGGTGGCGCTCGAACGCTGGCCGGCGGCCGACGCGACGGCGCGATGATAACGCCCACGGTGCTGGCCGACGTGCCCGCCGGATGCCGCCTCGACTGCGACGAGATCTACGGCCCCGTCGTGGCGCTCTACCCCTTCGATACCCTCGACGACGCGATCGAACAAGCCAATCGAACAGTGTTCGGGTTGCACGCCGCCGTGTTTACGGAGAACCTGCGGGACGCCTTTGCCGCGGTGGAGGGGCTGGAGGCCGGTGGCGTGATCGTCAACGATTCGACGGACTACCGGCTGGACGTGATGCCCTTCGGCGGAACGAAACAGAGCGGCGTCGGGCGCGAAGGCCTGCGCTTCGCGCTGGAGGAAATGACCGAAACGAAGGTGGTCTGCCTGAATCTTTGAGGGTTCGAGGTTTGAGGTTCAAGGCTTAAGGAAATGAAACCCCTTGAACCTTGAACTTCGAACCTCGAACCCCTTACGCCATAGCGACAGGGTGTTCGATGAGGTAGGCGGCGAGGCGTTCGCGTTCGTCTTCGAGGCGATGCAGGGCTTCGGGGGCGCCGGCGAAATCGCCCGCCTTGCCCATGTGCTCCAGCTCGAGCGCGGTCGCGCTGAGCCCCGTGCAGCCCAGGTTGGCGGCGGCGCCCTTGAGGGTATGGGCCTGGTACCGGAGGGCATCGGCGTCGCCGGCCTCGACCGCGAGGCGGATCGCCTGGATGATGTCGATCGCCTGCGTCTGAAACTCGCCCAGCAGTTCTTCCAGGAAGTCGCGGTCGCCGGCGAAGCGATCGAGCACGTCGTCGAACTGGATCGGGGCGTCGCCGGCCGCCGCTGCCGGCGTCGGGGGCGGCGCCGTCGGCTCGTCGCGCGGCGCGACGCCGGCCGTCCACCGGGCTATCCTGGCGAACAGCTCCTTTGGGATGATCGGTTTCGACGTGTAGTCGTCCATGCCGGCCTCGATGCATTTTTCCCTGTCGCCGGCCATGGCGTGCGCCGTCATGGCCACGATCGGTATCGAACGCATCGGACCTTCGAGCCGGCGGATGGCGGCCGTTGCGGCGAAACCATCCATGTCGGGCATCTGTACGTCCATCAGCACCAGATCGTAGTGGCCGGACTCCACGGCGCGCAGCGCTTCCCGCCCGTTGAAGACGGCATCCACCTGATACCCGCGCTTGCGGATGATGTGGAGGGCGACCTGCTGGTTCGTCGGGTTGTCCTCGGCGAGCAGGATGCGGGCGTGCAGCGCCTCTTCGATTTGCTGGGGCTCCGCCGCCGCGCTCTCGGCAGCGCCGGCGATCTGGAGGTCTTCCAGCAGGGTCTCGACGAGCCGTGTCATCTTGACGGGTTTCGTGAGGTGGCCCTCAAAGCCCTGTTCCAGATAGGCGCTCGACGCCGCATGCTGCTGCACGGTCGAGAGCACGACGAGGGCGGCGTTTTCGAGTGCCGGCGCCGTTCGGACCGCCTCGACGGCGTCGTTTCCGGCGGTCAGCGCATCCATGTCGATCAGGGCGTAGTCAAACCCCGGCAGGGCCGGCGCGAGCAGATCCGACGCCGCGGCCAGGTCCGGCACGGTCACCGGTTCGGCGCCCAGCAGCGTGAGCTGCTCGCGGAGCGCGGCGCGCACCGTGGCGCCGGCCTCGACGACGAGGATCCGCCGACCCTCGAATTCGGAATGGGGCACGGACGTCCATGCCGGATCGTGGTCGAAGGTGATCGTGAACCAGAAGGTCGAGCCCTTGCCCTCCTCGCTATCCACCCCGATGCGCCCGCCCATCATCTCGACGAGCTGCCGGGAGATGGCCAGACCCAGGCCCGTGCCGCCGTATTTGCGTGTCGTGGACGAGTCGACCTGGGAAAATGATTTGAACAGCCGATCCATCCGGTCCGCGGGAATCCCGATGCCCGTGTCGGTCACGCTGAAATGCACCGTCGTCCGGGACGCGTCCTGCCGTTCGACCCGGGCGCGGAGCGTGACCTCGCCTTCCTGCGTGAATTTGATGGCGTTGTTCGCGAGGTTGACGAGGATTTGCCGGAGCCGGCCCGGATCGCCCATCACCCCGGCGGGCAGGTGTCGATCGACGACGCAGGCCAGCCGGAGCGCCTTTTTGCTCGCGTTCATCGCCAGCATGTCGGTCGCCGCCTCGATCGTGTCGCGGAGATCGAACGGGATGGTCTCCAGCTCGAGCTTGCCGGCCTCGACCTTCGAGTAGTCCAGGATATCGTTGATCACCGTGAGCAACGCGTCGGCGCTGGCGCGGATCGTGTCGGCGAACTGGCGTTGCTCGATCGTCAGGTCCGTATCCATCAGGATGCTCGTCATCCCGATCACGCCGTTCATCGGCGTCCGGATTTCGTGGCTCATGTTGGCGAGAAACTCGCTCTTCGCCTTCGACGCCAGCTCGGCCTCCAGTTTGGCATGGATCAGCGCCTTCTCGGTCTCCTTGCGGATGCCGACCTCCTCCGCGAGGGCGTTGCGAGAGACCGT
Encoded here:
- a CDS encoding response regulator codes for the protein MPSRQKKSRRLSTILVISFLVLTVSMQVTTTVIEVIVSLTPLRAMLTDRQTRIAESASSSVRDFIDHWMWLLESTEHLTRLAESPVEERKLYLDRLLGMDRSLRHLLLLDAEGNEMAYASRFSEHSRLVIEPEMFTELLARTQAGMRYISTVIFDETTSEPTVLLAVPVHNIYNESAGTIVAMANLKFMWDLVADIKVGTNGQAYVVDDTGNVIAARDISRVLRGDNVADLPAVARFLQDAAGTPENALVRVEWGIDGTRVVTMAVGLGVPDWAVITEQPFGEAYSAVWDKLILSGATTLGICLVAFVLIALLSRRITRPLTDLSHATRRISEGALEEARVDSNVVVEIGELAQNFNRMVNDLTHTTVSRNALAEEVGIRKETEKALIHAKLEAELASKAKSEFLANMSHEIRTPMNGVIGMTSILMDTDLTIEQRQFADTIRASADALLTVINDILDYSKVEAGKLELETIPFDLRDTIEAATDMLAMNASKKALRLACVVDRHLPAGVMGDPGRLRQILVNLANNAIKFTQEGEVTLRARVERQDASRTTVHFSVTDTGIGIPADRMDRLFKSFSQVDSSTTRKYGGTGLGLAISRQLVEMMGGRIGVDSEEGKGSTFWFTITFDHDPAWTSVPHSEFEGRRILVVEAGATVRAALREQLTLLGAEPVTVPDLAAASDLLAPALPGFDYALIDMDALTAGNDAVEAVRTAPALENAALVVLSTVQQHAASSAYLEQGFEGHLTKPVKMTRLVETLLEDLQIAGAAESAAAEPQQIEEALHARILLAEDNPTNQQVALHIIRKRGYQVDAVFNGREALRAVESGHYDLVLMDVQMPDMDGFAATAAIRRLEGPMRSIPIVAMTAHAMAGDREKCIEAGMDDYTSKPIIPKELFARIARWTAGVAPRDEPTAPPPTPAAAAGDAPIQFDDVLDRFAGDRDFLEELLGEFQTQAIDIIQAIRLAVEAGDADALRYQAHTLKGAAANLGCTGLSATALELEHMGKAGDFAGAPEALHRLEDERERLAAYLIEHPVAMA